A stretch of Mesorhizobium sp. M2A.F.Ca.ET.046.03.2.1 DNA encodes these proteins:
- the htpG gene encoding molecular chaperone HtpG, protein MTTDTKTAETRTFEADVSRLLHMMVHSVYSDRDVFLRELISNAADACEKLRFEAVSRPELLGDDPKPRIMIAADPDNKELVVEDNGIGMSREEMAEALGTIARSGTRAFMERVEAGKATEDTQLIGQFGVGFYSAFMVADRVDVISRLAGSDEAFRWSSDGKGTYEIAPVPLEAAPKRGTRVVLHLMEDATSYATPYRLEGLAKSQSGHVPVPITLVEKPGAEPRDIADGTALWVRQKSEIKPEEYTDFYRSVAGQYDEPASTIHFRAEGRQEYSVLAFVPGSRPFDLFDQDRKGRMKLYVRRVFITDDADLLPRYLRFVRGLVDSADLPLNVSREMIQESPLLAAIRKGVTNRVLGDLAKTTENDAETYAKIWENFGVVLKEGLYEDYERREQLLKLARFRSTASGEGWRSLADYVAAMKEGQKAIFFMAGDDRARLEASPQLEGFRARGIEVLLLTDPVDSFWVTMTPEFDGKPFKSVTQGAAELADIPLPDDAAKPDAETSSDIAAFLAFVKTTLGDEVSDVKASDRLTESAVCLVAPEHGPDRQFERLLNAAGRLDKAAKPILEINPRHERVAALAKLGDGDKAFKEDAAHLLYDEARVLDGDKPADAKAFSARLARLIDRGLAKG, encoded by the coding sequence ATGACGACGGACACAAAGACGGCGGAAACCAGGACATTCGAGGCGGACGTCTCGCGGCTGCTGCACATGATGGTGCATTCGGTCTATTCGGACAGGGATGTTTTCCTGCGCGAGCTGATCTCAAACGCGGCGGACGCCTGCGAGAAGCTGCGCTTCGAGGCGGTCAGCCGTCCCGAGCTTCTGGGCGACGATCCGAAGCCGCGCATCATGATTGCCGCCGATCCGGACAACAAAGAGCTTGTCGTCGAGGATAACGGCATCGGCATGAGCCGCGAGGAGATGGCGGAGGCGCTGGGCACCATCGCGCGCTCCGGCACGCGCGCTTTCATGGAGCGCGTCGAGGCCGGCAAGGCGACGGAGGACACGCAGCTCATCGGGCAGTTCGGCGTCGGCTTCTACTCGGCCTTCATGGTCGCCGACCGGGTCGACGTGATCAGCCGCCTGGCCGGCAGCGACGAGGCCTTCCGCTGGTCGTCCGACGGCAAGGGCACTTATGAAATCGCGCCGGTGCCGCTTGAGGCGGCGCCCAAGCGCGGTACCCGCGTGGTGCTGCATCTGATGGAGGACGCCACCTCCTACGCCACGCCATACCGGCTCGAAGGGCTGGCGAAGTCGCAGTCGGGCCATGTGCCGGTGCCGATCACGCTTGTCGAGAAGCCCGGCGCCGAGCCGCGCGACATCGCCGACGGCACGGCGCTCTGGGTGCGGCAGAAGAGCGAGATCAAGCCGGAGGAATATACCGACTTCTACCGCAGCGTCGCCGGGCAATATGACGAGCCGGCCTCGACCATCCATTTCCGCGCCGAGGGCCGGCAGGAATACAGCGTGCTCGCCTTCGTGCCCGGATCGCGGCCGTTCGACCTGTTCGACCAAGATCGCAAAGGCCGCATGAAGCTCTATGTGCGGCGCGTCTTCATCACCGACGATGCCGATCTCCTGCCGCGCTATTTGCGCTTTGTGCGCGGCCTGGTCGATTCCGCCGACCTGCCGCTCAACGTCTCGCGCGAGATGATCCAGGAAAGCCCGCTGCTCGCCGCGATCCGCAAGGGCGTGACCAACCGCGTTCTCGGCGATCTTGCCAAGACGACCGAAAACGACGCCGAAACCTATGCCAAGATCTGGGAGAATTTCGGCGTCGTCCTCAAGGAAGGTCTCTATGAGGATTACGAGCGGCGCGAACAGCTGCTGAAGCTTGCCCGCTTCCGTTCGACCGCTTCGGGCGAAGGCTGGCGCAGCCTTGCCGACTACGTCGCCGCGATGAAGGAAGGCCAGAAGGCGATCTTCTTCATGGCGGGCGACGACCGCGCCCGGCTGGAGGCCTCGCCGCAGCTCGAAGGGTTTCGCGCGCGCGGTATCGAGGTGCTGCTCTTGACCGACCCGGTCGACAGTTTCTGGGTGACGATGACGCCGGAATTCGACGGCAAGCCGTTCAAGTCGGTGACGCAGGGCGCGGCCGAGCTTGCGGATATCCCGCTGCCCGACGACGCGGCCAAGCCTGATGCCGAGACGTCGTCGGATATCGCGGCGTTCCTCGCCTTCGTGAAGACGACGCTCGGCGACGAGGTGTCGGACGTGAAGGCCTCCGACCGGCTGACCGAAAGCGCCGTCTGCCTGGTCGCGCCCGAGCATGGCCCGGACCGCCAGTTCGAGCGCCTGCTCAACGCCGCCGGCCGGCTCGACAAGGCCGCCAAGCCGATCCTCGAGATCAACCCGCGCCATGAGCGCGTGGCGGCGCTGGCAAAGCTCGGCGACGGCGACAAGGCGTTCAAGGAGGACGCCGCGCATCTGCTCTATGACGAAGCGCGCGTGCTCGACGGCGACAAGCCAGCCGACGCCAAAGCCTTCTCGGCGCGTCTGGCGCGGCTGATCGACCGCGGCTTGGCGAAGGGGTAA
- the groES gene encoding co-chaperone GroES, giving the protein MTFRPLHDRVLVRRIEAEEKTAGGIIIPDTAKEKPQEGEVIAVGPGARDESGKLVALDVKVGDRILFGKWSGTEIKLNGEDLLIMKESDVMGVIEQAATLKKAA; this is encoded by the coding sequence ATGACGTTCCGTCCACTGCATGACCGCGTGCTCGTCCGCCGCATCGAGGCCGAAGAGAAGACGGCCGGCGGCATCATCATCCCCGACACCGCCAAGGAAAAGCCGCAGGAAGGCGAAGTCATCGCCGTCGGCCCGGGCGCCCGCGACGAGAGCGGCAAGCTCGTGGCCCTCGACGTGAAGGTCGGCGACCGCATCCTGTTCGGCAAGTGGTCGGGCACCGAGATCAAGCTCAACGGCGAGGATCTGCTCATCATGAAGGAAAGCGACGTGATGGGCGTGATCGAGCAGGCCGCGACGCTGAAGAAAGCCGCCTGA
- a CDS encoding ABC-F family ATP-binding cassette domain-containing protein — MIRLENIGKQNGRQIVFIEASAALQKGEKVGLVGPNGAGKTTLFRMIIGEEQPDEGQVSVDRGVTIGYFSQDVGDMGGMSAVAEVMEGAGPVSAVAAEMRELEHAMGDPERADEMDAIIERYGELQHRFEELDGYALDGRAREVLDGLGFSQEMMDGDVSKLSGGWKMRVALARILLMRPDVMLLDEPSNHLDLESLIWLEKFLKDYDGALLMTSHDREFMNRIVNKIIEIDAGALTSYSGNYEFYQEQRALADKQLQAQFERQQAMLAKEIAFIERFKARASHAAQVQSRVKKLDKIDRVEPPKRRQTVAFEFQPAPRCGEDVATLKGIHKSYGSRSIYSGLDFQIRRRERWCVMGVNGAGKSTLLKLVAGASEPDEGSVARGPSVKMGYFAQHAMELLDGERTVFQTLEDNFPQAGQAPLRALAGCFGFSGDEIEKKCRVLSGGEKARLVMALMLFDPPNLLVLDEPTNHLDITTKQMLIEALSQYEGTMLFVSHDRHFLAALSNRVLELTPDGIHTYGGGYTEYVARTGQEAPGLRS; from the coding sequence ATGATCCGTCTCGAAAATATCGGCAAGCAGAACGGCCGACAGATCGTCTTCATCGAAGCTTCGGCCGCCTTGCAGAAGGGCGAGAAGGTCGGGCTGGTCGGCCCGAACGGCGCCGGCAAGACGACCTTGTTCCGCATGATCATCGGTGAGGAACAGCCGGACGAGGGCCAGGTCTCGGTCGATCGCGGCGTCACCATAGGCTATTTCAGCCAGGATGTCGGCGACATGGGCGGTATGAGCGCCGTAGCCGAGGTCATGGAAGGCGCGGGGCCGGTGAGCGCGGTGGCGGCTGAGATGCGCGAGCTCGAGCACGCCATGGGCGATCCCGAGCGCGCCGACGAGATGGACGCAATCATCGAGCGCTACGGCGAATTGCAGCACCGTTTCGAGGAGCTCGACGGCTATGCGCTGGACGGCCGCGCCCGCGAGGTGCTGGACGGGCTCGGCTTCAGCCAGGAGATGATGGACGGCGACGTCTCAAAGCTCTCAGGCGGCTGGAAGATGCGCGTCGCGCTGGCACGCATCCTGTTGATGCGACCCGACGTCATGCTGCTCGACGAGCCATCGAACCATCTCGACCTCGAAAGCCTGATCTGGCTGGAGAAATTCCTGAAGGACTATGACGGCGCGCTTTTGATGACCTCGCACGACCGCGAGTTCATGAACCGCATCGTCAACAAGATCATCGAGATCGATGCCGGCGCGCTCACGTCCTATTCCGGCAATTACGAATTCTACCAGGAGCAGCGGGCTCTCGCCGACAAGCAGTTGCAGGCGCAGTTCGAGCGCCAGCAGGCGATGCTGGCCAAGGAGATCGCCTTCATCGAGCGCTTCAAGGCGCGCGCCTCGCACGCCGCGCAGGTGCAGAGCCGGGTGAAGAAGCTCGACAAGATAGACCGCGTCGAGCCGCCCAAGCGCCGCCAGACGGTGGCCTTCGAGTTCCAGCCGGCGCCGCGCTGCGGCGAGGACGTGGCGACGCTGAAAGGCATCCACAAATCCTATGGCAGCCGCTCGATCTATTCGGGCCTCGACTTCCAGATCCGCCGCCGCGAGCGCTGGTGCGTGATGGGCGTCAACGGCGCCGGCAAGTCGACGCTGCTCAAGCTTGTGGCCGGCGCCTCCGAGCCCGACGAGGGCTCCGTCGCGCGCGGTCCGAGCGTCAAGATGGGCTATTTCGCCCAGCACGCCATGGAACTGCTCGACGGCGAGCGCACCGTCTTCCAGACGCTGGAGGATAATTTCCCGCAGGCCGGCCAGGCGCCGCTGCGCGCGCTTGCCGGCTGCTTCGGCTTTTCCGGCGACGAGATCGAGAAGAAGTGCCGCGTGCTGTCGGGCGGCGAGAAGGCCCGCCTGGTGATGGCGCTGATGCTGTTCGACCCGCCCAACCTCCTGGTGCTCGACGAGCCGACCAACCACCTCGACATCACGACCAAGCAGATGCTGATCGAGGCGCTGTCGCAGTATGAAGGCACGATGCTCTTCGTCTCGCACGACCGCCATTTCCTGGCGGCGCTGTCGAACCGCGTGCTGGAGCTCACGCCCGACGGCATCCACACCTATGGCGGCGGCTACACCGAATATGTCGCGCGCACGGGGCAGGAGGCACCGGGGCTGAGAAGCTAG
- a CDS encoding DUF982 domain-containing protein: MNHDRFEEPVTVLVGMGLPVRLESVAEAYALLQDWPAASRSSAHAIALNACKAGIAGEIDAETVRATLVAFARRNDILAPDMVSLAPAALAGRASTSSNGTRNNG, translated from the coding sequence ATGAACCACGACCGCTTTGAAGAGCCTGTCACGGTGCTTGTCGGCATGGGCTTGCCGGTGCGGCTGGAGAGCGTGGCGGAAGCCTATGCCCTGCTGCAGGATTGGCCGGCCGCGAGCAGGAGCAGCGCGCATGCGATCGCGCTCAATGCCTGCAAAGCCGGCATTGCCGGCGAAATCGACGCGGAGACGGTGCGAGCGACCCTTGTTGCCTTCGCCCGCCGCAACGATATTCTGGCGCCCGACATGGTCTCGCTGGCGCCCGCGGCACTGGCAGGGCGCGCATCCACAAGCAGCAATGGCACAAGAAACAATGGCTGA
- a CDS encoding acyl-CoA synthetase: MTDTPAALPRYEDAVERFRIEDEIARLHGDPATGINAYVECCGRYTGENRLALRAISAGGELREYSFEDLADMSGRVGTLLKSLGVGPGDVVAGMLPRIPELVALILGTWRIGAVYQPLFTAFGPKAIEHRLSYSKAKLVVTNPANRGKLDEVENRPRIATILAPGETLPAGDIDFRAALAAASPDCEPVMRKGSDLFMMMSTSGTTGHPKGVPVPLSALLAFGAYMRDAIGLRPDDVFWNIADPGWAYGLYYAITGPLLLGIATTFYEGAFNAKSTYDIIERLGVTSLAGSPTAYRLLMAEGPEAAARVKGKLRVASSAGEPLNPEVIRWFDAHLAAPIHDHYGQTENGMMVNNHHGLRHPVRAGSAGFAMPGYRMVVLDDEGNELGPNQPGVLAVDIANSPLRWFDGYHQAETPAIAGGYYRTGDTVEYEPDGSVSFIGRADDVITSSGYRIGPFDVESALIEHPAVNEAAVVGVPDPQRTEIVKAFVVLAPAYKGSEALAEELAQHVKKQLSAHSYPREVEFVSELPKTPSGKIQRFLLRKAEVDKRKDS; encoded by the coding sequence ATGACCGACACGCCGGCGGCGCTGCCGCGCTATGAGGATGCCGTCGAGCGCTTCCGCATCGAGGACGAGATCGCCAGGCTTCACGGCGATCCGGCGACCGGCATCAACGCCTATGTCGAATGCTGCGGCCGCTATACAGGCGAGAACCGGCTGGCGCTGCGCGCGATCTCGGCCGGCGGCGAATTGCGCGAATATTCCTTCGAAGACCTCGCCGACATGTCGGGCCGTGTCGGCACCCTGCTCAAAAGTCTCGGCGTCGGCCCCGGCGATGTCGTGGCCGGCATGCTGCCACGCATTCCCGAGCTTGTAGCGCTGATCCTCGGCACATGGCGGATCGGCGCCGTCTATCAGCCGCTGTTCACCGCCTTCGGACCGAAGGCGATCGAGCATCGCTTGAGCTACAGCAAGGCGAAGCTGGTGGTGACCAACCCCGCCAACCGCGGCAAGCTCGATGAGGTGGAAAACCGCCCGCGCATCGCGACCATTCTCGCCCCCGGCGAGACGCTGCCCGCAGGCGACATCGATTTCCGCGCGGCGCTCGCCGCCGCCTCCCCCGACTGCGAGCCGGTGATGCGCAAGGGCTCGGACCTGTTCATGATGATGTCGACCTCCGGCACCACCGGGCACCCGAAAGGCGTGCCGGTGCCGCTCAGCGCGCTTCTTGCCTTCGGCGCCTATATGCGCGACGCGATCGGGCTTCGCCCCGACGACGTCTTCTGGAACATCGCCGATCCCGGCTGGGCCTACGGGCTCTACTACGCCATCACCGGGCCCTTGCTGCTCGGCATCGCCACCACCTTCTACGAAGGCGCCTTCAACGCCAAATCGACCTACGACATCATCGAGCGGCTGGGCGTCACGAGCCTTGCCGGCTCGCCGACGGCCTACCGCCTGCTGATGGCGGAAGGGCCCGAGGCCGCGGCCCGCGTCAAAGGAAAGCTGCGCGTGGCGAGCAGCGCCGGCGAGCCGCTCAACCCGGAAGTGATCCGCTGGTTCGACGCCCATCTCGCCGCGCCGATCCACGACCATTACGGCCAGACCGAGAACGGCATGATGGTCAACAACCATCACGGGCTCAGGCATCCGGTACGCGCGGGCTCGGCCGGTTTCGCCATGCCGGGCTATCGCATGGTGGTGCTGGACGATGAAGGCAACGAGCTCGGCCCCAACCAGCCGGGCGTGCTTGCCGTCGACATCGCCAACTCGCCGCTGCGCTGGTTCGACGGCTACCACCAGGCGGAAACGCCGGCGATCGCTGGCGGCTATTATCGCACCGGCGACACGGTGGAGTACGAGCCGGACGGCTCGGTCTCCTTTATCGGCCGGGCCGACGACGTCATCACCTCTTCCGGCTACCGCATCGGGCCTTTCGATGTCGAAAGCGCGCTGATCGAGCACCCGGCGGTCAACGAGGCGGCGGTGGTCGGCGTGCCCGATCCGCAGCGCACCGAAATCGTCAAGGCCTTCGTGGTGCTGGCGCCCGCTTACAAAGGCAGCGAGGCGCTGGCCGAGGAACTCGCCCAGCATGTGAAGAAGCAGCTCTCGGCACACTCCTATCCGCGCGAGGTCGAGTTCGTGAGCGAGCTGCCGAAGACGCCGAGCGGCAAAATCCAGCGGTTCCTGTTGCGCAAGGCGGAAGTCGACAAGCGCAAGGACAGTTGA
- a CDS encoding serine hydrolase domain-containing protein → MTIEGFCDPRFAGVRDAFAWCFSQGLEHGGGVSVVADGKTVVDLWGGHADAARTRPWRRDTLVNVWSCTKGVVALAIAMLVERGKLDYAAPVARYWPEFAAGGKERITLDQVMSHQSGLNGLAVPMDEAGLLAWTPYADALAAMAPLWEPGSRCVYHALSYGHLAGEVLRRVDGRSVGRFIAEEIAGPLGADFHVGLPQTDDFRAAEMIEGPKASEWVDIVRASPFPHACDNPAPRALAPNDRAWRAAEVPGGNGQSTAHALARIYGMMAAGGTFEGKRLIGRAAIEEAGRPRFRGMDDSFALPAAFAAGYQIEDPVYAGRASPQSFGHTGWGGAIGFADPGAGVGFGYVTNRMLGFDDVDPRRKALIDAVYDAL, encoded by the coding sequence ATGACCATAGAGGGTTTCTGCGATCCGCGTTTTGCCGGCGTGCGCGACGCGTTCGCCTGGTGTTTCTCCCAAGGCCTCGAACATGGCGGCGGCGTCTCAGTCGTGGCCGACGGCAAGACCGTCGTCGACCTTTGGGGCGGTCATGCCGATGCCGCGCGCACCCGGCCATGGCGGCGTGACACGCTGGTCAATGTCTGGTCTTGCACCAAGGGCGTCGTGGCGCTGGCGATCGCCATGCTGGTGGAGCGCGGCAAGCTGGACTATGCCGCGCCGGTCGCGCGCTATTGGCCGGAATTCGCGGCCGGCGGCAAGGAGCGCATCACACTCGATCAGGTCATGTCGCACCAGTCCGGGCTGAACGGCCTTGCCGTGCCGATGGACGAGGCAGGCCTGCTCGCCTGGACGCCCTATGCCGATGCGCTTGCCGCCATGGCGCCGCTGTGGGAGCCCGGCAGCCGTTGCGTCTATCATGCGCTCAGCTACGGCCATCTTGCCGGCGAGGTGCTGCGGCGCGTCGACGGGCGCAGCGTCGGCCGCTTCATCGCGGAAGAAATCGCCGGCCCGCTTGGGGCCGATTTCCATGTCGGCCTGCCGCAAACGGACGATTTCCGAGCCGCCGAGATGATCGAGGGCCCGAAGGCTTCGGAGTGGGTCGACATCGTGCGCGCCTCGCCCTTTCCCCATGCATGCGACAACCCGGCGCCCCGCGCCCTGGCGCCCAACGACCGCGCCTGGCGCGCCGCAGAGGTGCCCGGTGGCAACGGCCAGTCCACCGCCCATGCGCTGGCGCGCATCTACGGAATGATGGCGGCAGGCGGGACGTTTGAAGGCAAGCGCCTGATCGGCCGCGCGGCGATCGAGGAGGCCGGGAGGCCGCGCTTTCGCGGCATGGACGACAGCTTCGCGCTGCCGGCCGCCTTCGCCGCCGGCTATCAGATCGAGGATCCCGTCTATGCCGGTCGCGCATCGCCGCAAAGCTTCGGCCATACCGGCTGGGGCGGCGCCATCGGCTTTGCCGATCCCGGCGCCGGTGTCGGGTTCGGCTACGTCACCAACCGCATGCTGGGGTTCGACGATGTCGACCCGCGCCGCAAGGCGCTGATCGACGCCGTCTACGACGCGCTCTGA
- the groL gene encoding chaperonin GroEL (60 kDa chaperone family; promotes refolding of misfolded polypeptides especially under stressful conditions; forms two stacked rings of heptamers to form a barrel-shaped 14mer; ends can be capped by GroES; misfolded proteins enter the barrel where they are refolded when GroES binds), translating to MAAKEVKFHSDARERMLRGVNILADAVKVTLGPKGRNVVIDKSFGAPRITKDGVTVAKEIELEDKFENMGAQMVREVASKTNDLAGDGTTTATVLAQAIVREGAKAVASGMNPMDLKRGIDKSVDAVVAELKTNARKITRNDEIAQVGTISANGDAEIGRFLAEAMEKVGNEGVITVEEAKTAETELEVVEGMQFDRGYLSPYFITNQDKMRVELDEPYVLIHEKKLGNLQALLPVLEAVVQSGKPLLIIAEDVEGEALATLVVNKLRGGLKVAAVKAPGFGDRRKAMLEDIAILTGGTAISEDLGIKLENVTLEMLGRAKKVAIEKENTTIVDGAGKKEEIQGRVTQIKAQIEETTSDYDREKLQERLAKLAGGVAVIRVGGATEVEVKEKKDRVDDALHATRAAVEEGILPGGGVALLRAAKALDAVAVDNPDQRYGVDIVRRAIEAPARQIAENAGSEGSIIVGKLREKTDFAYGWNAQTGQYGDLYKQGVIDPAKVVRTALQDAASVAGLLVTTEAMVAEKPKKEAAPAVPAGAGMDF from the coding sequence ATGGCCGCCAAGGAAGTCAAATTCCATTCCGACGCCCGTGAGCGCATGCTGCGCGGTGTCAACATCCTCGCCGACGCGGTGAAGGTGACGCTTGGTCCCAAGGGCCGCAACGTCGTCATCGACAAGTCGTTCGGCGCCCCGCGCATCACCAAGGACGGCGTCACCGTCGCCAAGGAGATCGAGCTTGAGGACAAGTTCGAGAATATGGGCGCCCAGATGGTCCGCGAAGTCGCCTCGAAGACCAACGACCTCGCCGGCGACGGCACCACGACTGCCACCGTGCTTGCCCAAGCGATCGTTCGCGAAGGCGCCAAGGCGGTCGCCTCGGGCATGAACCCGATGGATCTAAAACGCGGCATCGACAAATCGGTGGATGCGGTGGTCGCCGAACTCAAGACCAATGCGCGCAAGATCACCAGAAACGACGAGATCGCCCAGGTCGGCACCATCTCGGCCAATGGCGATGCCGAGATCGGACGTTTCCTGGCCGAGGCTATGGAAAAGGTCGGCAACGAAGGCGTCATCACCGTCGAGGAAGCCAAGACCGCCGAGACCGAGCTGGAAGTCGTCGAAGGCATGCAGTTCGACCGCGGTTATCTCTCGCCCTACTTCATCACCAACCAGGACAAGATGCGCGTCGAGCTCGACGAGCCCTATGTGCTGATCCATGAGAAGAAGCTCGGCAACCTCCAGGCGCTGCTTCCCGTGCTCGAGGCCGTCGTCCAGTCGGGCAAGCCGCTGCTGATCATCGCCGAGGATGTCGAGGGCGAGGCTCTGGCCACGCTGGTGGTCAACAAGCTGCGCGGCGGGCTGAAGGTCGCCGCCGTCAAGGCTCCGGGCTTCGGCGACCGCCGCAAGGCCATGCTGGAGGACATCGCCATCCTGACAGGCGGCACGGCCATCAGCGAGGATCTCGGCATCAAGCTGGAGAACGTCACGCTGGAGATGCTCGGCCGCGCCAAGAAGGTCGCGATCGAGAAGGAGAACACCACCATCGTCGACGGCGCCGGCAAGAAGGAGGAGATCCAGGGCCGCGTCACGCAGATCAAGGCCCAGATCGAGGAGACCACCTCCGACTATGATCGCGAGAAGCTGCAGGAGCGGCTGGCCAAGCTCGCCGGCGGCGTCGCGGTGATCCGCGTCGGCGGCGCGACGGAAGTCGAGGTCAAGGAGAAGAAGGACCGTGTCGACGACGCGCTGCACGCCACCCGCGCCGCGGTCGAGGAAGGCATCCTGCCCGGCGGCGGCGTTGCCCTGCTGAGGGCGGCCAAGGCGCTCGACGCGGTCGCTGTCGACAATCCCGATCAGAGATACGGCGTCGACATCGTGCGGCGCGCGATCGAGGCTCCGGCGCGCCAGATCGCCGAGAATGCCGGATCGGAAGGCTCGATCATCGTCGGCAAGCTGCGCGAGAAGACGGACTTCGCCTACGGCTGGAACGCCCAGACCGGCCAGTATGGCGACCTCTACAAGCAGGGCGTGATCGACCCCGCCAAGGTGGTGCGCACCGCGCTGCAGGATGCGGCCTCGGTCGCCGGTCTGCTCGTCACCACTGAGGCGATGGTGGCCGAAAAGCCGAAGAAGGAAGCCGCCCCGGCCGTGCCGGCCGGCGCCGGCATGGACTTCTGA